The following proteins are encoded in a genomic region of Methanoculleus bourgensis MS2:
- a CDS encoding P-II family nitrogen regulator — translation MKSEYDNELIITIVRRGWSEPVIAAARRAGAEGGTILLGRGTGIHEVKTLLGIAIEPEKEIILTVVAAARTDAVLDAIVAAAELDQPGMGLAFVVPVRRVVGRVHMFRKDEGEASRAPAPVTGRETP, via the coding sequence ATGAAGAGCGAGTACGATAACGAACTGATCATCACGATTGTCAGGAGAGGCTGGTCTGAGCCGGTGATCGCGGCGGCCCGCCGGGCCGGGGCCGAAGGAGGGACCATTCTCCTCGGCCGCGGGACCGGAATCCACGAGGTAAAGACGCTCCTTGGTATCGCCATCGAACCTGAGAAAGAGATCATCCTGACGGTCGTCGCAGCTGCCCGGACCGACGCGGTGCTGGATGCGATCGTCGCCGCCGCAGAACTGGACCAGCCGGGGATGGGTCTTGCGTTCGTCGTCCCGGTCCGGCGGGTTGTGGGAAGGGTTCACATGTTCAGGAAAGACGAGGGGGAGGCGTCCCGGGCTCCCGCCCCGGTCACCGGAAGAGAGACGCCTTGA
- a CDS encoding PEGA domain-containing protein yields MVSTHIRGSIPHLVALSLCLLLALAAPVAASPTTELHIKKIAADGVSVIDEKTVDYRWLEANLPVQGDGKTHYYHQGPVFEGDPWNPGEDTNIKDKDMGAVKGTDLKDICELVGGMGEEDIVMLRAADGMTKRFPYKNVYEPEPRQGPMVITWYHAEDGYVPDYRSGMRLVFFADTSTNPNGTHVFGVWDMHECFDPEYWYFYNGEYPTTTGLSVQFISEVIIESEEEATGSIHVNSTPSGATVFIDDEETGDVTPCTISGIEVGSHSVRVELEGFVQPDEEWVTVDANAVTEVEFNLTLEAESGGDSSSDGGGSINGSIAITSVPMNASIYLDGNMTGLFTDATLKDVPPGEHTIELVLPGYPNMTRTVTVEVGQCSLLDLIFENITTGNAAAGTGRLVVSSVPANASIYLDGNATGLWTNATLEAVPAGRHTIELVVPGYQNTTRTVTVVGGGHTALNLILSPVDYETGANTTGRGEPTSGRPAPSNPIEAFIEAILTFVGRLFSFLGMGESTITPLEPESTSPPSEGAITPVPTDTPVLPEQTPGEVRSTKNHSGGLYIDSYPPGMTIVVDNKKLVWKTPQTVYGLREGLHNIRVEESDSDGKREDSGYQFEALQAWVYPDAVAPVLLDGLTNRYKKTIRIDSETYQGAKFTVNGVFPVGTIPGDAAIEGAKSWITVFWNGTYRSHAIPPGIASGETYTVEPQSEGIVSISIRSSPPGALVFIDGFPTDKVTPCRVDGLSPGQHRILVSMPGYLPAEEVIRIPEEARTGGSITCTLREYPHGDLLVESTVPDAKIYLYGRYTGEKAPHTFPGMSIGTYEVRVVSENASRTVDDVLVTPGGTTQRTVVLKEERR; encoded by the coding sequence ATGGTATCAACGCACATACGAGGCTCCATTCCGCACCTGGTTGCCCTCTCGCTCTGCCTCCTGCTGGCACTGGCGGCCCCGGTTGCCGCATCCCCAACGACCGAGCTCCACATCAAAAAGATCGCAGCCGATGGAGTTAGCGTCATAGACGAGAAGACCGTCGATTACCGCTGGCTTGAGGCAAACCTCCCGGTCCAGGGAGACGGCAAAACCCACTACTATCATCAGGGCCCGGTCTTTGAAGGAGATCCCTGGAATCCCGGGGAGGACACAAACATCAAAGATAAGGATATGGGCGCGGTGAAAGGAACCGACCTCAAAGACATCTGCGAACTCGTCGGCGGGATGGGCGAGGAGGATATCGTCATGCTCCGGGCGGCAGACGGGATGACAAAGAGGTTCCCCTACAAAAACGTCTACGAGCCGGAACCCCGGCAGGGGCCGATGGTCATCACCTGGTACCACGCTGAAGACGGGTATGTTCCTGATTATCGCAGCGGAATGAGGCTGGTCTTCTTTGCAGACACATCGACTAACCCGAACGGCACCCATGTCTTCGGTGTCTGGGATATGCACGAGTGTTTCGACCCCGAATACTGGTACTTCTACAATGGTGAGTATCCAACCACCACAGGTCTCTCCGTGCAGTTTATCAGCGAAGTCATCATCGAGAGCGAAGAAGAGGCCACCGGGAGCATTCACGTAAACTCGACCCCTTCCGGGGCCACCGTCTTCATCGATGACGAAGAGACCGGTGACGTGACCCCCTGCACCATCTCCGGGATTGAGGTCGGCAGCCATTCTGTCCGGGTCGAGTTGGAGGGGTTCGTCCAGCCGGATGAAGAGTGGGTCACGGTCGATGCGAACGCTGTCACAGAGGTCGAGTTCAACCTGACTCTGGAGGCTGAATCAGGTGGCGATAGCAGTAGTGATGGCGGTGGCTCCATAAACGGGAGCATCGCCATCACTTCAGTCCCGATGAACGCGAGTATCTACCTCGATGGGAATATGACTGGGCTCTTTACCGATGCGACCCTGAAAGATGTCCCGCCCGGCGAGCATACGATCGAACTCGTGCTGCCCGGTTACCCGAATATGACCCGGACTGTCACCGTCGAGGTGGGACAATGCAGCCTCCTCGATCTGATCTTCGAGAACATTACCACAGGCAACGCCGCCGCCGGGACCGGGAGGCTTGTCGTCTCTTCGGTCCCGGCGAACGCGAGCATCTACCTCGACGGAAACGCGACGGGGCTTTGGACCAACGCGACCCTGGAAGCGGTCCCGGCCGGCAGGCATACGATCGAACTTGTAGTGCCCGGCTACCAAAACACCACCAGGACCGTCACCGTCGTGGGGGGTGGGCATACCGCCCTTAATCTGATTCTCTCCCCGGTAGATTATGAGACCGGAGCGAACACCACGGGCCGGGGTGAACCCACATCCGGGCGTCCGGCACCGAGCAACCCCATAGAGGCTTTCATCGAAGCTATCCTCACTTTCGTGGGCAGACTGTTCTCGTTCCTCGGGATGGGGGAGAGTACGATAACCCCGCTGGAGCCGGAGAGCACATCGCCCCCCAGCGAGGGTGCGATAACCCCCGTGCCGACCGATACCCCGGTGCTCCCCGAACAGACGCCGGGTGAGGTGCGGAGCACAAAAAACCACTCTGGCGGACTCTACATCGACTCGTACCCCCCGGGCATGACGATCGTCGTTGACAACAAAAAACTGGTCTGGAAGACGCCCCAGACTGTCTACGGCCTCCGTGAAGGTCTGCATAACATCCGGGTCGAAGAGAGCGATTCCGATGGGAAAAGAGAAGACTCCGGCTACCAGTTTGAGGCACTCCAGGCCTGGGTCTACCCCGATGCGGTCGCACCGGTCCTCCTCGACGGCCTGACAAACCGGTACAAGAAGACCATCCGGATAGACTCAGAGACCTATCAGGGCGCGAAGTTTACGGTGAACGGAGTCTTCCCGGTCGGCACCATCCCGGGCGATGCTGCAATCGAGGGGGCAAAGTCCTGGATCACCGTCTTCTGGAACGGGACGTACCGCTCACACGCGATCCCCCCGGGCATCGCATCAGGTGAGACGTACACGGTAGAGCCGCAGAGCGAAGGTATCGTCTCGATCAGCATCCGATCAAGCCCCCCGGGTGCCCTGGTCTTCATCGACGGATTCCCCACCGACAAGGTCACGCCGTGCCGGGTGGACGGCCTCTCACCTGGCCAGCACCGGATCCTGGTCTCGATGCCCGGCTACCTCCCCGCCGAGGAGGTCATCAGGATACCAGAGGAAGCCAGAACCGGCGGCTCTATCACCTGTACGCTCCGGGAGTACCCCCATGGTGACCTCCTCGTCGAGAGTACGGTCCCGGATGCAAAGATCTACCTCTACGGTCGGTATACGGGCGAGAAAGCACCGCACACCTTCCCCGGGATGAGCATCGGCACCTACGAGGTCCGGGTCGTCTCCGAGAACGCCTCAAGGACCGTCGATGATGTGCTGGTGACGCCGGGAGGAACGACGCAGCGCACGGTGGTCCTGAAGGAGGAACGCCGGTGA
- a CDS encoding RNA-guided endonuclease InsQ/TnpB family protein has translation MHITTKIKIQVTPDQADVLWHLSEKCRLLYNFALAERNQNYQENKDRPDKQYIGYVQQANALPDLKKKYPEYRWVYSKVLQTTLKSLDDNFKSFFALRQNGDEDANPPGFKGKDHFCTLRYNQSGFAIAGGRIRFSHFYNEVPLEFDLPEVQTFLNVKQVDLFYDDLKKAYYVSIVHEVQPDQKYVDNGFYQAWDLGVTKHVAVNTSGKFLEVRNARPDRYWNPKIDAVQARRDHCKKKSRKWQRLNRAKRTMERKRSNQLNDFQHKLSRNLVENTRAATILVGDLSVKQMPKSKQATPGLNRATQNAGHLSRFIGFLTYKAALAGKRVIKVDEQYTTKTCCVCGAVHEMPLWKRVMDCACGNCIDRDHNSAVNIMVRFLSQNALWAGYRQFAGNLRQTGPRIPVVPGHSQEAPCASGG, from the coding sequence ATGCACATCACCACGAAGATCAAGATTCAGGTGACACCCGATCAGGCCGATGTGCTCTGGCACCTCTCCGAGAAGTGCCGGTTACTCTACAACTTTGCTCTTGCCGAACGAAACCAGAACTATCAGGAGAACAAGGATCGGCCCGATAAGCAGTACATCGGGTATGTGCAGCAGGCGAACGCCCTTCCCGACCTGAAGAAGAAGTACCCCGAGTACCGGTGGGTCTACTCCAAAGTTCTGCAGACCACCCTCAAATCTCTGGACGACAACTTCAAGTCGTTCTTTGCGCTCCGACAGAACGGCGACGAAGACGCCAATCCCCCGGGGTTCAAGGGGAAAGATCATTTCTGCACGCTCCGCTACAACCAGAGCGGGTTTGCGATCGCCGGGGGTCGGATCCGGTTCTCGCACTTCTACAACGAGGTTCCGCTGGAGTTCGATCTGCCCGAAGTTCAGACGTTCCTCAACGTCAAACAAGTGGATCTCTTCTACGATGACCTGAAGAAAGCGTACTACGTCTCCATCGTCCACGAGGTTCAGCCGGACCAGAAGTACGTTGACAACGGGTTCTATCAGGCCTGGGACCTCGGGGTCACGAAGCATGTCGCGGTCAACACCTCTGGCAAGTTCCTTGAAGTCAGGAATGCCCGGCCGGACAGGTATTGGAACCCAAAGATCGATGCCGTGCAGGCCCGAAGGGACCACTGCAAGAAGAAGAGCCGGAAGTGGCAGAGGCTCAACCGTGCCAAGCGGACGATGGAGCGGAAGCGGAGCAACCAGCTCAACGACTTCCAGCACAAACTGAGCAGGAACCTCGTGGAAAACACCCGGGCCGCCACGATCCTGGTTGGTGACCTCTCCGTCAAGCAGATGCCGAAGTCGAAGCAGGCTACGCCCGGGCTCAACCGCGCCACCCAGAACGCGGGACACCTCTCACGGTTCATCGGATTTTTGACCTACAAGGCAGCCCTTGCAGGTAAGAGAGTAATAAAAGTCGATGAACAGTACACGACGAAGACCTGCTGTGTCTGCGGAGCGGTTCACGAGATGCCGCTCTGGAAACGAGTTATGGACTGTGCATGCGGGAACTGCATCGATCGCGACCACAACAGTGCGGTCAATATCATGGTACGGTTCCTATCACAGAATGCCCTGTGGGCGGGCTACCGACAGTTCGCCGGTAATCTGCGACAAACAGGTCCGAGGATCCCTGTGGTCCCCGGGCACTCGCAGGAAGCCCCCTGCGCAAGCGGGGGGTAG
- a CDS encoding GNAT family N-acetyltransferase, which translates to MNTKIPFDNLSFSLLTEDIDVSLFQCRELDLTEFLVEDALENQAARLSVTRIVSYEEQIVGFFTLTNDCIIRKGISDNDGEEWYPYPHYPALKIARLATHREFEGRGIGRAMLLKTVAIAMRLSQYVGCRMITVDAKPKSEGFYLCGVEGAEREDPLRKLGDGSGAPSFCFTFTPHGSSLYQRTRDYSCDNRQERF; encoded by the coding sequence TTGAACACAAAAATACCCTTCGATAATCTATCTTTTTCTCTTCTCACCGAAGACATTGATGTTTCATTATTCCAGTGCAGAGAGCTGGATCTGACAGAGTTTCTGGTCGAAGACGCACTCGAAAACCAGGCCGCTCGGTTGTCGGTCACGCGGATCGTATCATATGAAGAGCAGATCGTCGGTTTTTTTACACTCACCAATGACTGCATCATCAGGAAAGGGATCAGCGACAACGACGGTGAAGAATGGTATCCATACCCCCACTATCCGGCGCTGAAGATCGCACGACTGGCAACGCACCGGGAGTTTGAAGGCCGGGGTATCGGTCGGGCCATGTTGTTGAAGACGGTGGCCATCGCCATGCGACTCTCGCAGTATGTGGGGTGCCGCATGATCACGGTCGATGCCAAACCGAAATCGGAGGGATTTTATCTCTGCGGGGTTGAAGGGGCAGAGCGGGAAGACCCCCTGCGCAAGCTGGGGGATGGGAGCGGCGCCCCTTCGTTTTGTTTCACTTTCACCCCGCATGGCTCTTCTTTATACCAAAGAACAAGAGATTACTCATGTGATAACCGACAGGAGAGGTTCTGA
- a CDS encoding phenylacetate--CoA ligase family protein, whose translation MFWNRAMETIRPEELADLQLKRLKWTLSQAQEVGLYQRKFREAGVSPDDIRTLDDVEKLPFTYKPELRAGYPFGLFAVPLKKVVRIHTTSGTTGKPTVVGYTRKDLDNWSELVARNMTMIGLREDDIFQNAVNYGLFTGGLGFHYGAEKVGMTVIPSATGNTRRQIEMIEDFGVTAIHCTPSYALHLSEVAESMGKTLDTLRIGIFGAEPWSENMRAELERRLGLKAYDSYGLSEMYGPGVAFECPERNGLHLWHDCYLAEIIDPETCERLAPGERGELVITPLVKEALPLVRYRTGDVTRLIEGECACGRGLRIERITGRSDDMLVIRGINVFPSQIEHVLRSLPEVGEQFMVYVDRAKHLDEMTIEVEMTRAGFSGELQDLARVQKKIAGELHNTLGLRTAVKLVEPGSLPRFEGKAKRVIDRRRIL comes from the coding sequence ATGTTCTGGAACAGGGCGATGGAGACAATCCGGCCTGAGGAACTCGCGGATCTTCAACTGAAGCGGCTAAAATGGACGCTCAGTCAGGCACAGGAAGTAGGGCTATACCAGAGAAAATTCAGGGAAGCAGGCGTCTCGCCGGACGATATCAGGACGCTTGACGATGTGGAGAAACTCCCCTTCACCTATAAACCGGAACTCCGGGCCGGGTACCCGTTCGGCCTCTTTGCGGTCCCGCTCAAGAAGGTCGTGCGGATCCACACCACCTCCGGCACGACCGGGAAACCGACGGTCGTCGGCTACACCCGCAAGGACCTGGACAACTGGTCGGAACTGGTCGCGCGGAACATGACCATGATTGGCCTTCGGGAAGACGATATCTTCCAGAACGCGGTCAATTATGGTCTCTTCACCGGGGGTCTTGGGTTCCACTACGGCGCCGAGAAGGTCGGCATGACCGTGATCCCGAGCGCGACCGGGAACACGCGCCGCCAGATCGAGATGATCGAGGACTTCGGGGTGACCGCCATCCACTGCACGCCCAGTTACGCCCTCCACCTCTCTGAGGTGGCTGAGTCTATGGGAAAGACCCTCGATACCCTGCGGATAGGGATCTTCGGGGCCGAACCCTGGTCGGAGAACATGCGGGCTGAACTCGAGCGGCGCCTTGGGCTGAAGGCCTACGACAGTTACGGGCTCTCTGAGATGTACGGGCCCGGGGTGGCGTTCGAGTGCCCGGAGCGGAACGGGCTCCACCTCTGGCACGACTGCTACCTGGCAGAGATCATTGATCCAGAGACCTGTGAACGGCTCGCTCCCGGCGAGCGGGGAGAACTGGTCATCACGCCGCTCGTCAAGGAGGCCCTGCCGCTCGTCCGCTACCGCACAGGCGATGTGACACGGCTGATCGAGGGCGAGTGCGCCTGCGGGCGCGGCCTGAGGATCGAGAGGATCACGGGCCGTAGCGACGATATGCTGGTCATCCGGGGGATCAACGTCTTCCCGTCGCAGATCGAGCACGTGCTCCGGTCTCTCCCCGAGGTCGGGGAGCAGTTCATGGTCTACGTCGACCGCGCAAAACACCTCGATGAGATGACCATCGAGGTGGAGATGACCAGGGCCGGGTTCTCCGGGGAACTCCAGGACCTCGCCCGCGTCCAGAAGAAGATTGCCGGCGAACTCCACAACACCCTCGGACTCCGGACCGCGGTGAAACTGGTGGAGCCCGGGTCGCTGCCCAGGTTTGAGGGGAAGGCGAAGCGGGTCATCGACCGGCGGAGGATCCTGTGA
- the wtpA gene encoding tungstate ABC transporter substrate-binding protein WtpA, which yields MNRSAVLVVLVLAVLATSAGCTGTSPEQTILTVIPAGSLLYPLENIEAAFESQHPEIDVRIEGHGSIQAIRQVTDLEREVDVVAVADASLIPDMMYRLMGEGGSNYTDWYVAFAGNEVVIAYTNKSAGADEITQENWYQVLARPDVRVGFSNPMLDACGYRALMVTALAEEYYGEPGLFEAIIGSSFDPPLTVTRADGIRKITLPERMRPADEKVAIRDGSIYLLSLLDAGGIDYAFEYRSVAEEHGLRWIDLPPQINLGSAEHADDYQKVHVTLGFRRFQSIGSERVGQPIVYAITIPANAPHPDEARMFVDFVLEAFQEGRPGWPAPETATVYHATG from the coding sequence ATGAACCGTTCTGCGGTCCTCGTCGTGCTCGTCCTCGCCGTGCTCGCGACATCTGCAGGATGCACCGGTACCAGCCCCGAACAAACCATCCTCACTGTGATACCGGCAGGCAGCCTCCTCTACCCGCTCGAGAATATCGAGGCCGCTTTTGAGAGCCAGCACCCCGAGATCGATGTCCGCATCGAGGGGCACGGAAGCATCCAGGCTATCAGGCAGGTGACAGACCTCGAAAGGGAGGTCGACGTCGTCGCGGTCGCAGACGCATCGCTGATACCGGATATGATGTACAGACTGATGGGCGAGGGAGGAAGTAATTACACCGACTGGTACGTCGCCTTCGCCGGGAACGAGGTGGTGATCGCCTACACCAACAAGAGCGCCGGCGCGGATGAGATCACGCAGGAGAACTGGTACCAGGTTCTCGCCCGCCCGGACGTGCGGGTGGGCTTCTCAAACCCCATGCTTGACGCCTGCGGCTACCGGGCGCTGATGGTGACAGCACTTGCCGAGGAGTATTATGGGGAGCCTGGACTCTTTGAGGCGATCATCGGGAGCTCCTTTGACCCGCCCCTCACGGTAACCCGCGCCGACGGGATCAGAAAGATCACACTTCCGGAACGGATGAGGCCGGCAGACGAGAAGGTCGCCATCCGCGATGGGAGCATCTACCTCCTCTCGCTCCTGGATGCCGGCGGGATCGACTATGCCTTTGAGTACCGGAGTGTTGCAGAAGAGCACGGGCTCCGGTGGATTGACCTCCCGCCCCAGATCAATCTCGGTTCTGCGGAACACGCCGACGACTACCAGAAGGTGCACGTAACCCTGGGGTTCCGGCGATTCCAGTCTATCGGGAGCGAACGGGTAGGCCAGCCGATCGTCTATGCGATAACCATCCCCGCAAACGCGCCGCACCCAGACGAAGCGAGGATGTTTGTAGACTTTGTGCTGGAAGCATTCCAGGAGGGGAGACCTGGATGGCCCGCCCCGGAGACTGCCACGGTGTACCACGCCACGGGTTAA
- a CDS encoding purple acid phosphatase family protein, translating to MSRYRNLFPVVVLLLALLIPAASAAIVWGPYVTNTTGDSAMVTWKTTDEGPGWVEYAPEGGEVCRVTSSGEGSMHRVLLTGLLPATTYRYRVGTGDEMMGDCRFRTFGDQTFTCIIYGDTRGQKPFFTQAERHGLVAERIAEEEDILFVVHTGDFVCDESEWDEFFAVAGPVLRNTTLVPVAGNHDGSAEAFSAIFGLPPYYSFDAGNLHVTILDSNDRAWADMETQTAWLEEDLASPLPRKVVAFHHPPFSSDRKRPGGDLAIRAEWCDILSRSGVDAVFSAHTHAYERYQAGGTEYFVVGCGGAPLYPLAGEKTGGHQVSHEGTLGYVRATVSPKSIVMEMVAVAEVTEEGEVTMYPAGTVIDTVCLPQDTAPPENVAAGWWGAPAALLSVAMLFRLRR from the coding sequence GTGAGCAGATACCGAAACCTCTTCCCGGTGGTCGTGCTCCTCCTCGCCCTCCTCATCCCGGCAGCATCAGCTGCTATCGTCTGGGGCCCGTACGTCACCAACACCACCGGAGACTCGGCGATGGTCACCTGGAAGACAACCGACGAGGGGCCAGGATGGGTCGAGTACGCCCCCGAGGGCGGCGAGGTCTGCCGCGTGACCTCGTCCGGGGAGGGAAGCATGCACCGCGTGCTGCTCACCGGGCTTCTACCGGCGACCACCTACCGCTACCGGGTCGGCACCGGAGATGAGATGATGGGGGACTGCAGGTTCCGGACATTTGGGGACCAGACGTTCACCTGCATCATATACGGCGACACCCGGGGGCAGAAACCCTTCTTTACGCAGGCCGAGCGGCATGGCCTGGTGGCAGAGAGGATAGCCGAAGAGGAGGATATCCTCTTTGTCGTCCACACCGGCGATTTCGTCTGCGACGAGTCAGAGTGGGACGAGTTCTTCGCCGTAGCAGGGCCGGTGCTCAGGAACACAACCCTGGTGCCGGTGGCAGGCAACCATGACGGTTCAGCGGAGGCCTTCTCCGCCATCTTCGGCCTCCCGCCCTACTACTCCTTCGATGCCGGCAACCTCCACGTGACCATCCTCGACAGCAACGACCGGGCATGGGCGGATATGGAGACACAGACCGCATGGCTGGAGGAAGACCTCGCATCCCCTCTGCCCAGGAAGGTCGTGGCGTTCCACCACCCGCCGTTCAGTTCTGACCGGAAACGCCCCGGAGGGGACCTGGCGATCAGGGCCGAGTGGTGCGATATCCTCTCGCGCAGCGGTGTTGACGCCGTCTTTAGCGCGCACACCCATGCCTACGAGCGCTACCAGGCAGGCGGGACCGAGTATTTCGTTGTCGGGTGCGGCGGCGCCCCGCTCTATCCGCTCGCCGGGGAGAAAACCGGGGGGCACCAGGTGAGCCACGAGGGGACTCTCGGCTACGTCAGGGCCACCGTCAGCCCGAAATCGATTGTTATGGAGATGGTAGCGGTCGCAGAGGTCACAGAGGAGGGTGAGGTGACAATGTATCCGGCAGGGACCGTCATCGATACCGTCTGTCTCCCCCAGGATACTGCACCGCCGGAGAACGTGGCTGCCGGGTGGTGGGGCGCGCCGGCAGCCCTTCTCAGCGTAGCGATGTTATTCAGACTAAGGAGATGA
- a CDS encoding ACT domain-containing protein, whose amino-acid sequence MEKSYIIKQISIFSENRPGRLAAIASALRDAKINIFAFSIAEANGFGVVRALVDRPEDAHRTLTDLGFRVSFTEVIGVKMRDEPGGLSEIASVLGDAGVNIEYAYAYSGKDGAVLIVRVDQVEDAVRQLLDHGGELLKASLFR is encoded by the coding sequence ATGGAGAAATCGTATATCATCAAACAGATCTCAATCTTTTCGGAGAATCGTCCCGGGAGGCTGGCTGCTATCGCCAGCGCGCTCCGGGATGCGAAGATCAATATCTTTGCGTTCAGTATCGCCGAGGCGAACGGGTTCGGGGTCGTCAGGGCGCTTGTCGACCGCCCGGAGGATGCCCATCGGACGCTGACCGATCTCGGGTTCCGCGTCTCGTTCACCGAGGTCATCGGCGTCAAGATGCGCGACGAGCCCGGCGGCCTCTCTGAGATCGCGTCGGTCCTCGGGGATGCCGGGGTCAACATCGAGTATGCCTACGCCTACTCGGGCAAGGACGGGGCGGTCCTGATCGTGCGCGTTGACCAGGTCGAGGACGCCGTCCGGCAGCTCCTTGACCACGGCGGGGAACTCCTCAAGGCGTCTCTCTTCCGGTGA
- a CDS encoding phenylacetate--CoA ligase family protein — protein MGCWNQNVEAMPPEELRQVQYRLAKALVSRIYETSEFYRRRMKEQGVRPDDIRSLADIRKLPFMYKQDLRDNYPDGLFCAPRDELVRYHVSSGTTGKPTVVGYTRRDIENWSESLARAFSSCGLGRGDVLQVSYGYGLFTGGLGVHYGAERVGATVLPTSVGNTERQIELMQDLHTTAIACTPSYLLHMGEVAEKMGVSIRDDTDLRIGILGAEPWSEQMRSRIEEWLGIRAYDIYGTSELSGPMFTECSEQQGIHIWGDLALAEVVDPKTGEVLQPGERGELVVTILQKEAFPMIRYRVGDITIMDEAPCACGRTHPRIRRIQGRVDDMLIVRGINVFPSQVEHALLEIPEVGRHFQIVVDRKGALDAMLVRVEVSEEAFSDKITDLMMIRKMVEHRLRGSLNVGVAVELVEPGSLPRFEGKSKKVVDRRSL, from the coding sequence ATGGGATGCTGGAACCAGAATGTTGAGGCGATGCCGCCTGAAGAACTCCGGCAGGTCCAGTATAGGCTCGCAAAAGCGCTGGTTTCCCGGATCTACGAGACAAGCGAGTTCTACCGGCGGCGGATGAAGGAGCAGGGGGTCAGGCCCGACGATATCAGGTCGCTTGCAGATATCCGGAAACTCCCGTTCATGTACAAGCAGGACCTCCGGGACAACTACCCGGACGGGCTCTTCTGCGCGCCGAGGGATGAACTGGTCAGGTACCATGTCTCCTCCGGCACGACCGGGAAACCGACGGTCGTCGGCTACACCAGGCGCGATATCGAGAACTGGAGCGAGTCGCTGGCGCGTGCGTTCTCCTCCTGCGGTCTTGGGCGCGGGGATGTCCTCCAGGTGAGTTACGGCTACGGTCTCTTCACCGGGGGGCTTGGGGTCCACTACGGCGCCGAACGCGTCGGTGCGACCGTTCTCCCAACGAGCGTCGGGAACACCGAACGCCAGATCGAACTGATGCAGGACCTTCACACCACCGCCATCGCCTGCACCCCCTCCTACCTCCTCCACATGGGAGAGGTGGCTGAGAAGATGGGCGTCTCTATCAGGGACGACACCGATCTCCGGATCGGGATCCTCGGTGCAGAGCCCTGGTCTGAGCAGATGCGGAGCCGGATAGAGGAATGGCTCGGGATCCGCGCCTACGATATCTACGGCACGAGCGAACTCTCGGGCCCGATGTTCACCGAGTGCTCAGAGCAGCAGGGCATCCACATCTGGGGCGACCTTGCCCTTGCCGAGGTCGTCGATCCCAAGACCGGTGAGGTGCTCCAGCCCGGCGAACGGGGGGAACTGGTCGTCACCATCCTGCAGAAGGAGGCGTTCCCCATGATCAGGTACCGGGTCGGGGATATCACCATCATGGACGAAGCCCCCTGCGCCTGTGGGCGGACCCATCCGAGGATCCGGAGGATTCAGGGGCGCGTGGACGATATGCTGATCGTCCGGGGCATCAACGTCTTCCCCTCACAGGTGGAGCATGCTCTGCTTGAGATACCCGAGGTCGGCAGGCACTTCCAGATCGTCGTCGATCGGAAGGGTGCGCTTGATGCCATGCTCGTGCGGGTTGAGGTGAGCGAGGAGGCGTTCTCAGACAAGATCACTGATCTTATGATGATCAGGAAGATGGTGGAGCACCGCCTCCGGGGCTCCCTGAACGTGGGCGTGGCCGTGGAACTGGTCGAACCTGGTTCCCTTCCGCGCTTCGAAGGCAAGTCAAAGAAGGTCGTTGACAGGAGGTCATTGTAA
- a CDS encoding molybdopterin-dependent oxidoreductase, producing the protein MRQAYLTLLTLLIIGVVALAPGCIGTTGADDYPAWNLTLAGDQEQVLTHPELRALPAVEGYGYSVSTVGIKYGPNRFRGVLLADLVEMAGGAGGDDLIYVSAEDGYLWVFDTDQVNGEGFFTFNEDLKEVAPPPLRVILAYDQDGKPLAYEDGGPLRLVIITENPDVITEGSSWVKWVDRIEVHKK; encoded by the coding sequence GTGCGCCAGGCATATCTCACCCTCCTCACCCTGCTCATCATCGGTGTTGTGGCTCTCGCACCCGGATGCATCGGCACGACAGGTGCTGACGACTACCCCGCCTGGAACCTGACGCTTGCCGGGGACCAGGAGCAGGTCCTCACCCATCCTGAGCTCAGGGCGCTCCCGGCCGTCGAGGGCTACGGCTACTCGGTCTCGACGGTGGGTATCAAGTACGGCCCGAACCGCTTCCGCGGTGTGCTCCTCGCCGATCTCGTCGAGATGGCAGGCGGAGCCGGGGGAGACGACCTGATCTATGTCTCTGCAGAGGACGGCTACCTCTGGGTCTTTGATACCGACCAGGTCAACGGAGAGGGATTCTTCACTTTCAACGAGGACCTCAAAGAGGTTGCGCCACCGCCGCTCCGCGTGATCCTGGCCTACGATCAGGACGGAAAACCGCTGGCCTATGAAGATGGCGGACCACTTCGCCTGGTTATCATTACCGAGAACCCCGATGTCATCACTGAAGGGAGTTCGTGGGTGAAGTGGGTCGATCGGATCGAGGTCCATAAGAAATGA